A region from the Halomarina litorea genome encodes:
- a CDS encoding DUF7523 family protein yields the protein MSLAAAARDAVRARPFLHDALRAGVVNYAAAARLLAEESDALADADEETVTAALRRFAGELDEYEPPRGDARVSMKSGLGPVESNGADESDDSLLRVGGTTLADGGSLTGILASGTVDAPLLANVVGRLEAADVPATAAGVAGDSLLVVVERRDGPTALRIVEDVL from the coding sequence ATGTCACTCGCCGCCGCGGCCCGCGACGCCGTCCGGGCCCGACCGTTCCTCCACGACGCCCTCCGCGCGGGCGTCGTCAACTACGCCGCCGCCGCCCGGCTGCTCGCCGAGGAGTCAGACGCGCTCGCCGACGCCGACGAGGAGACGGTCACCGCCGCGCTCCGACGGTTCGCGGGGGAACTGGACGAGTACGAACCGCCCCGTGGAGACGCCCGCGTCTCGATGAAGAGCGGCCTCGGCCCCGTCGAGAGCAACGGGGCCGACGAGAGTGACGACTCTCTCCTCCGGGTCGGCGGGACGACTCTCGCCGACGGCGGGTCGCTCACGGGCATCCTCGCGTCGGGTACCGTCGACGCCCCGCTACTGGCGAACGTCGTCGGCCGACTGGAGGCCGCCGACGTACCGGCGACGGCGGCGGGCGTCGCGGGGGACTCTCTCCTCGTCGTGGTCGAACGCCGCGACGGGCCGACGGCGCTCCGAATCGTCGAGGACGTGCTCTGA
- the galK gene encoding galactokinase: MTSTAPPVERAHRECAERFDPPACTTSAPGRVNLVGGHTDYNDGWVLPAAIDRRTAVAARERDDDRLRVSSEATDEERVVPLDGDSTGTWTDYVAGVTWALREEGVSTPGADLAIASDVPPGAGLASSAALEVAVAGALCELAEVVPDPTDLARTCRRAENEFVGVSCGVLDQFATVFGRADHALELDCRSLDAEYVPLDADRARLVAVDTNVHHELADSAYGERRATCERGVELLAAELDRDFDALRDVTPEAFARVAPSLPETVELRCRHVVRENERVREAADALRREDYETAGDRMWASHASLRDDYEVSCAELDAVVEIAGGIEGVYGARMTGGGFGGSVVALVRPDTVDAFREAVDREYPERTGREADVYACAPDDGLRVESV, translated from the coding sequence GTGACCAGCACCGCCCCTCCCGTCGAACGGGCGCACCGCGAATGTGCCGAGCGGTTCGACCCGCCCGCTTGCACCACGAGCGCACCCGGCCGTGTCAACCTCGTCGGCGGCCACACCGACTACAACGACGGCTGGGTCCTCCCCGCCGCCATCGACCGCCGAACCGCCGTCGCCGCACGAGAGAGGGACGACGACCGACTGCGCGTCTCCTCGGAGGCGACGGACGAGGAACGCGTCGTCCCCCTCGACGGCGACTCCACTGGGACGTGGACGGACTACGTCGCGGGCGTGACGTGGGCGCTCCGCGAGGAGGGCGTCTCGACGCCCGGGGCGGACCTCGCTATCGCCAGCGACGTCCCACCCGGCGCGGGTCTCGCCTCGTCGGCGGCGCTGGAAGTCGCCGTCGCGGGCGCGCTGTGTGAGTTGGCTGAAGTCGTCCCCGACCCGACGGACCTCGCGCGGACCTGCCGACGTGCCGAGAACGAGTTCGTCGGCGTCTCCTGTGGTGTCCTCGACCAGTTCGCCACCGTCTTCGGACGGGCGGACCACGCCCTCGAACTCGACTGTCGGAGCCTCGACGCCGAGTACGTCCCCCTCGACGCCGACCGGGCGCGACTGGTGGCCGTCGATACGAACGTCCACCACGAACTCGCCGACTCTGCCTACGGCGAGCGACGGGCGACCTGTGAGCGCGGGGTCGAACTGCTGGCCGCCGAACTCGACAGGGACTTCGACGCCCTCCGCGACGTCACCCCGGAGGCGTTCGCGCGCGTGGCTCCCTCGCTCCCCGAGACCGTCGAACTGCGGTGTCGCCACGTCGTCCGGGAGAACGAGCGAGTGCGCGAGGCGGCCGACGCACTTCGACGGGAGGACTACGAGACTGCGGGCGACCGGATGTGGGCCTCCCACGCGAGCCTGCGCGACGACTACGAAGTGAGCTGTGCGGAACTGGACGCGGTCGTAGAAATTGCCGGCGGGATCGAGGGCGTCTACGGGGCACGGATGACCGGCGGCGGGTTCGGCGGGAGCGTCGTCGCCCTCGTCCGCCCGGACACGGTCGACGCCTTCCGGGAGGCCGTCGACCGCGAGTACCCCGAGCGAACGGGGAGGGAAGCGGACGTCTACGCCTGTGCGCCCGACGACGGCCTCCGCGTGGAGTCAGTCTGA
- the cysS gene encoding cysteine--tRNA ligase, with protein MTLRVTNTLSGEREAFEPQDDTVLLYVCGLTVSDPAHLGHARLWTHADVVHRWLSHVGYDVRHVENITDVNEKIVARIGEAGDDEADVARTYTAEILENMRALNLKRAEVYPRVTEHVPEIVDLIETLVEGGHAYESNGSVYFDTTTFEEYGKLSNQSIEDLESQGPDDERSEKRNPTDFALWKAGGVPASDVAEHRHEGAAPAEEASEGAQTWDSPWGEGRPGWHIECSAMSMTHLGETLDIHMGGQDLVFPHHENEVAQSEAATGEPFARYWLHVRLLEMDGEKMSSSLGNFWTVGDAIAELGADVVRTFLLSTAYDSRQTYSEATISEAEERWERLDRAYERATEAVDGPDAYATVTDEALRGTVESTREAFTEAMNENFNTREAIAALLDLGRAVNRHADESECFDYRGLREAVETFEELGGDVLGLAFGTEGSEGDVTVAGEVVELVLDLRERERAAGNYEKADGLRDGLEALGVEVEDTDEGPTFRLP; from the coding sequence ATGACCCTACGCGTGACCAACACGCTCTCGGGCGAACGGGAGGCCTTCGAGCCACAGGACGACACCGTGCTCCTCTACGTCTGTGGCCTCACCGTCTCCGACCCCGCCCACCTCGGCCACGCACGCCTCTGGACGCACGCCGACGTGGTCCACCGCTGGCTCTCGCACGTGGGCTACGACGTGCGACACGTCGAGAACATCACGGACGTAAACGAGAAGATCGTCGCCCGCATCGGCGAGGCCGGCGACGACGAGGCCGACGTCGCGCGGACCTACACCGCCGAGATACTGGAGAACATGCGCGCGCTGAACCTGAAGCGCGCGGAGGTGTACCCCCGCGTGACCGAACACGTTCCCGAAATCGTCGACCTCATCGAGACGCTCGTGGAGGGCGGCCACGCCTACGAGTCCAACGGGTCGGTGTACTTCGACACCACGACGTTCGAGGAGTACGGCAAACTCTCGAACCAGTCCATCGAGGACCTCGAATCGCAGGGGCCGGACGACGAACGCTCGGAGAAGCGCAACCCGACCGACTTCGCCCTCTGGAAGGCCGGCGGCGTCCCCGCGAGCGACGTCGCGGAACACCGTCACGAGGGGGCGGCCCCGGCCGAGGAGGCCTCCGAGGGTGCCCAGACGTGGGACTCGCCGTGGGGCGAGGGCCGCCCCGGGTGGCACATCGAGTGCTCCGCGATGAGCATGACGCACCTCGGGGAGACGCTGGACATCCACATGGGCGGGCAGGACCTCGTCTTCCCGCACCACGAGAACGAGGTGGCCCAGAGCGAGGCGGCCACGGGTGAACCGTTCGCCCGATACTGGCTCCACGTCCGCCTGCTGGAGATGGACGGCGAGAAGATGAGTTCGAGCCTCGGCAACTTCTGGACCGTCGGGGACGCCATCGCCGAACTCGGCGCGGACGTGGTCCGGACGTTCCTCCTCTCGACGGCCTACGACTCCCGGCAGACCTACTCCGAGGCCACCATCTCGGAGGCCGAGGAGCGCTGGGAACGACTCGACCGCGCCTACGAGCGGGCGACGGAGGCAGTAGACGGCCCCGACGCCTACGCCACCGTCACCGACGAGGCCCTCCGCGGGACCGTCGAATCGACCCGCGAGGCGTTCACCGAGGCGATGAACGAGAACTTCAACACCCGGGAGGCGATTGCGGCCCTCCTCGACCTCGGGCGGGCCGTGAATCGCCACGCCGACGAGTCCGAGTGCTTCGACTATCGAGGGTTGCGCGAGGCCGTCGAGACGTTCGAGGAACTCGGTGGGGACGTCCTCGGACTCGCCTTCGGTACCGAGGGGAGCGAGGGGGACGTCACCGTCGCGGGCGAAGTCGTCGAACTGGTCCTCGATCTGCGCGAACGGGAGCGCGCGGCGGGCAACTACGAGAAGGCGGACGGCCTGCGCGACGGGCTAGAGGCCCTCGGGGTCGAGGTAGAGGACACCGACGAGGGGCCGACGTTCCGCCTCCCCTGA
- the corA gene encoding magnesium/cobalt transporter CorA: protein MIQVVVYNHDGVRVVPVDSDEDLVAAREADGTTWVRATEATIDELDRVADAFGIHPLGVEDVVRNARPKTEEFAAYTFVLVKEAELARGEQPFDEEVRDEPVGVFLGDDWVCTLSTEAVSAVDRVWTAVERGDERLLERGADFTAYRVVDRLVDEYFELLDHVESQIETIEDEVLVSTGIETLERINGVRRDLLAFRKTAWPTREAVGVLARGDPDQIRRENEKYYRDVYDHLVQVVDLTETYRDLVRGARDIYLNTVSQSTNEVMKTLTVVATVFLPLTFIAGVYGMNFADGAYAMPELAWPYAYPAAMLGMGLVALVMLAYFRRLEYI from the coding sequence ATGATACAGGTCGTCGTCTACAACCACGACGGGGTCCGGGTGGTCCCCGTCGACAGCGACGAGGACCTCGTCGCCGCCCGCGAGGCCGACGGGACGACGTGGGTCAGGGCGACCGAAGCCACCATCGACGAACTCGACCGGGTCGCCGACGCGTTCGGCATCCACCCGCTGGGGGTGGAGGACGTGGTTCGCAACGCCCGTCCGAAGACCGAGGAGTTCGCCGCCTACACGTTCGTCCTCGTCAAGGAGGCCGAACTCGCCCGCGGCGAGCAACCCTTCGACGAGGAGGTCCGCGACGAACCGGTCGGGGTCTTCCTGGGCGACGACTGGGTGTGTACGCTCTCGACGGAGGCGGTCTCCGCGGTCGACCGGGTGTGGACCGCGGTGGAACGCGGCGACGAGCGACTGCTCGAACGCGGGGCGGACTTCACCGCCTACCGCGTCGTCGACCGGCTCGTCGACGAGTACTTCGAACTGCTCGACCACGTCGAGTCCCAGATAGAGACCATCGAGGACGAGGTGCTCGTCTCGACGGGCATCGAGACGCTCGAACGCATCAACGGCGTCCGCCGCGACCTGCTCGCCTTCCGCAAGACGGCGTGGCCCACGCGCGAGGCCGTCGGCGTCCTCGCGCGCGGCGACCCCGACCAGATTCGCCGGGAGAACGAGAAGTACTACCGGGACGTCTACGACCACCTCGTGCAGGTCGTGGACCTCACGGAGACGTACCGCGACCTCGTTCGCGGCGCGCGAGACATCTACCTCAACACGGTCTCGCAGTCGACCAACGAGGTGATGAAGACGCTCACCGTCGTCGCCACCGTCTTCCTCCCGTTGACGTTCATCGCGGGCGTCTACGGCATGAACTTCGCCGACGGGGCGTACGCCATGCCGGAACTCGCCTGGCCGTACGCCTACCCCGCCGCGATGCTCGGGATGGGTCTCGTCGCCCTCGTCATGCTCGCGTACTTCCGCCGACTGGAGTACATCTGA
- a CDS encoding S66 family peptidase translates to MTPCEYPPPVEAGDRVAVLSPSHAAPAAFDRGLDRLRSFDVDPVVYPTARRETEWLRDHPEERAADLERAFADPSIRGVVATMGGNVAVQVRSRLDLDVLERNPTRFLGGSDNTHLHSLLTRCGQVSHYGGQLFPDLVADDEMHPYTRRHVRRALRSTSHGQVDPADEWTDEYADFEEGTVRSWYPGDGWTWHLPGADETPVRGPLVGGCLSMLRMQLALGAPGPLADPEGCVLVVETSGETPPPAAVERFFTVLGERGALGSLAALLVGRPETPSRDPAERERYRTAQRRAVTRTVDTYAPDLPVVFDLDVGHTAPVLPLPLGATTEVDPGERTIRFP, encoded by the coding sequence ATGACGCCCTGTGAGTACCCCCCGCCCGTCGAGGCGGGCGACCGTGTCGCCGTCCTCTCCCCGTCGCACGCCGCCCCCGCCGCCTTCGACCGCGGACTCGACCGACTCCGCTCGTTCGACGTCGACCCCGTGGTCTACCCCACCGCGCGCCGCGAGACGGAGTGGCTCCGGGACCACCCCGAGGAACGCGCCGCCGACCTCGAACGGGCGTTCGCCGACCCGTCGATTCGCGGCGTCGTCGCCACGATGGGCGGGAACGTCGCCGTGCAGGTGCGCTCCCGACTCGACCTCGACGTCCTCGAACGCAACCCCACCCGCTTTCTCGGGGGCAGCGACAACACCCACCTCCACTCGCTGCTCACGCGGTGCGGGCAGGTCTCGCACTACGGGGGCCAGCTCTTCCCGGACCTCGTCGCCGACGACGAGATGCACCCCTACACCCGCCGGCACGTCCGGCGGGCGCTCCGGTCGACCTCGCACGGGCAGGTCGACCCCGCCGACGAGTGGACCGACGAGTACGCGGACTTCGAGGAGGGGACGGTCCGGTCGTGGTACCCCGGCGACGGCTGGACGTGGCACCTGCCGGGTGCCGACGAGACTCCGGTTCGCGGCCCCCTCGTCGGGGGATGCCTGTCGATGCTCCGGATGCAACTCGCCCTCGGGGCCCCCGGCCCCCTCGCCGACCCCGAGGGCTGTGTCCTCGTCGTCGAGACGTCCGGGGAGACGCCGCCGCCGGCCGCCGTCGAGCGGTTCTTCACCGTCCTCGGCGAACGGGGCGCCCTCGGAAGCCTCGCAGCACTCCTCGTCGGCCGTCCCGAGACGCCCTCGCGGGACCCGGCCGAACGTGAGCGCTACCGGACGGCCCAGCGCCGGGCGGTCACGCGGACGGTCGATACCTACGCCCCGGACCTCCCGGTCGTCTTCGACCTCGACGTGGGCCACACCGCGCCGGTGTTGCCACTCCCCCTCGGTGCGACCACCGAGGTCGACCCCGGTGAACGGACCATCCGGTTCCCGTAG
- a CDS encoding tripartite tricarboxylate transporter permease: MDPRLAVAPEFALSLLAFTLGGCVLGTASGLVPGLHANNMALLLAAVAPHAPGPPALVGCAMLAAGVVHTFLDVVPALALGVPDPAMAAGALPGHRLVLEGRGREALRLSALGSGVAVVLTVPLAIPVTEAVTAVYPTVRSNLPVVLGGTALALVLTERDWPARLGGACAFAASAALGLLTLDLPVGGPLAGSVLTPLFAGLFGVPVLLDAVGGAGVPPQEDAPVFVSRGAVAGLGGVGTLAGAVVGYLPGVSSAVAATLALLAVPGKYGARGFVVATSGVNTANTIFALFALVALGSPRTGVLVALSETGVPADGGTLPLLLGAVALAAVAGFALVVVLGDAYLETVGRADYTRLSLGVLAMLCVLSYLFAGALGVGILAAAGVVGQVPVRFGVRRAHLMGVLMGPLALGA; the protein is encoded by the coding sequence ATGGACCCTCGCCTCGCCGTCGCCCCGGAGTTCGCACTCTCCCTGCTCGCGTTCACGCTCGGGGGCTGCGTGCTGGGGACCGCGAGCGGTCTCGTCCCGGGGCTCCACGCGAACAACATGGCGCTCCTGCTGGCGGCGGTCGCGCCGCACGCGCCCGGCCCCCCCGCGCTCGTCGGGTGTGCGATGCTCGCGGCGGGCGTCGTCCACACGTTCCTCGACGTGGTGCCCGCGCTCGCCCTCGGGGTGCCGGACCCGGCGATGGCCGCGGGGGCGCTCCCCGGCCACCGTCTCGTCCTCGAAGGGCGAGGGAGGGAGGCGCTCCGGCTCTCGGCGCTCGGGAGTGGCGTCGCCGTCGTCCTCACCGTCCCCCTCGCGATACCGGTGACGGAGGCGGTCACGGCAGTGTACCCGACAGTCCGCTCGAACCTCCCGGTCGTCCTCGGCGGGACCGCCCTCGCCCTGGTGCTCACCGAACGCGACTGGCCGGCCCGACTCGGCGGGGCCTGCGCGTTCGCCGCCAGCGCCGCCCTCGGGCTCCTGACGCTCGACCTGCCCGTCGGCGGCCCGCTGGCGGGGAGCGTCCTCACGCCGCTGTTCGCGGGGCTGTTCGGCGTCCCCGTCCTCCTCGACGCCGTCGGCGGTGCGGGCGTCCCGCCGCAGGAAGACGCGCCCGTGTTCGTCTCCCGCGGGGCAGTCGCCGGTCTGGGCGGGGTGGGCACGCTCGCGGGGGCGGTGGTGGGCTACCTCCCCGGCGTGTCGAGCGCCGTCGCGGCGACGCTGGCGCTCCTCGCCGTCCCCGGCAAGTACGGCGCGCGGGGGTTCGTCGTCGCCACCAGCGGCGTCAACACCGCGAACACCATCTTCGCGCTGTTCGCCCTCGTCGCCCTCGGCAGTCCCCGGACGGGCGTCCTCGTCGCGCTGTCGGAGACGGGGGTGCCCGCGGACGGGGGGACGCTCCCCCTCTTGCTCGGCGCGGTGGCGCTGGCGGCGGTCGCGGGGTTCGCCCTCGTCGTCGTCCTCGGGGACGCCTACCTCGAAACCGTGGGTCGGGCGGACTACACCCGCCTCTCGCTGGGCGTGCTGGCGATGCTCTGCGTGCTCTCGTACCTGTTCGCCGGGGCCCTCGGCGTCGGGATTCTGGCCGCCGCGGGCGTCGTCGGGCAGGTCCCGGTCCGCTTCGGCGTCCGCCGGGCACACCTGATGGGCGTGCTGATGGGGCCGCTGGCGCTGGGCGCGTAG
- the rpl12p gene encoding 50S ribosomal protein P1, producing the protein MEYIYAALILNETGEEINEDNLTSVLEAAGVDVEESRVKALVAALEDVDIEEAVEQAAAVPAAGGAAGGASAGGEADEAADEGADEAEEADADDGDDEEEEDDASGEGLGELFG; encoded by the coding sequence ATGGAGTACATCTACGCAGCACTCATCCTGAACGAGACCGGCGAAGAGATCAACGAAGACAACCTGACCAGCGTCCTCGAGGCCGCTGGTGTCGATGTCGAGGAGTCCCGCGTGAAGGCGCTCGTCGCCGCACTCGAGGACGTCGACATCGAGGAGGCCGTCGAGCAGGCCGCCGCCGTCCCCGCCGCCGGTGGGGCCGCGGGCGGTGCCAGCGCGGGCGGCGAGGCCGACGAGGCAGCCGACGAGGGTGCCGACGAGGCCGAGGAAGCCGACGCCGACGACGGCGACGACGAGGAAGAGGAGGACGACGCCTCCGGCGAAGGCCTCGGCGAGCTCTTCGGTTAA
- a CDS encoding 50S ribosomal protein L10 translates to MSAESERKTETIPQWKQEEVDALTETLSRYESVGVVNLAGIPSRQLQAMRKDLHGTAELRVSRNTLMVRALEEVDDGLEQLVEHIEGQVGLIGTNDNPFGLYKQLEESKTPAPINAGEVAPNDIVIPEGDTGIDPGPFVGELQQVGADARIQDGSIQVLSDSTVLEAGEEVDAQLSNVLSELGIEPKEVGLDLRGVYSDGVFFDPEELAIDVEEYRADIESAVAAGRNLSVNAVYPTARTADLLLAKASNEARSLGLFAAIESPDIADDLVAKADAQMRALAALIDDEEALPEELRGADLAAPDTAGEETTDTDEGEDEQADDQEADADDTDDEDDDEDGGDALGAMFG, encoded by the coding sequence GCGTCGGCGTGGTCAACCTCGCGGGCATCCCCAGCCGGCAGCTCCAGGCCATGCGCAAGGACCTGCACGGCACGGCGGAACTGCGCGTCTCGCGCAATACGCTGATGGTCCGCGCACTGGAGGAGGTCGACGACGGCCTCGAACAGCTCGTCGAACACATCGAGGGGCAGGTCGGTCTCATCGGGACCAACGACAACCCCTTCGGGCTGTACAAACAGCTCGAGGAGTCGAAGACGCCCGCCCCCATCAACGCCGGCGAAGTCGCACCCAACGACATCGTCATCCCCGAGGGCGACACGGGCATCGACCCCGGTCCCTTCGTGGGTGAACTCCAGCAGGTGGGTGCCGACGCCCGCATCCAGGACGGCTCCATCCAGGTGCTCTCCGACTCGACGGTCCTCGAGGCCGGCGAGGAGGTCGACGCACAGCTGTCGAACGTCCTGAGCGAACTCGGCATCGAACCGAAGGAGGTCGGGCTCGACCTCCGCGGCGTCTACTCCGACGGCGTGTTCTTCGACCCCGAGGAACTCGCCATCGACGTCGAGGAGTACCGCGCCGACATCGAGAGCGCGGTCGCCGCCGGGCGCAACCTCTCGGTCAACGCCGTCTACCCGACGGCCCGCACCGCGGACCTCCTGCTCGCCAAGGCGAGCAACGAGGCCCGCTCGCTCGGGCTCTTCGCGGCCATCGAGAGCCCCGACATCGCGGACGACCTCGTCGCCAAGGCCGACGCGCAGATGCGCGCGCTCGCGGCCCTCATCGACGACGAGGAGGCGCTCCCGGAGGAACTGCGCGGTGCTGACCTCGCCGCCCCCGACACGGCTGGCGAGGAGACCACCGACACCGACGAGGGCGAGGACGAACAGGCAGACGACCAGGAAGCCGACGCCGACGACACCGACGACGAGGACGACGACGAGGACGGTGGCGACGCGCTCGGCGCGATGTTCGGATAA